DNA sequence from the Armigeres subalbatus isolate Guangzhou_Male chromosome 1, GZ_Asu_2, whole genome shotgun sequence genome:
GTGGATGCGGTCAACGGCGTGCTGGGAGTCGGAGTAGATGCTCGCGCTCTCGTATGTAGAGCTGTAGTTCTTCTTCTCCTTGGCCATGATGTCCTGGGATCCTGCAATTGTGAGTATTGTTACAGAAAATCTGTCATTGCTAGAAGGAAGCATTTGCTTACCCTTCAACGACTTCAGGTAGGTGTTGAAGAAGCGAGCCTTCTTGCTGATTGGCTCGTAGCTTCCGATCATTTCCAGGTGCTGCTTGAAcattttgatagattttttgtgacttttggctgaaaaaaagaaaagagttCTAATTAGCAGCTGTCAAATGCCTAAACGTGGTACGACCCAAGTAGGCGACGAATGATTCATTGGTTCCTTGGATGCGCAGATAAGCAGCAGGAGCTGAAAATTTTCCCACTTCACTAAGTAAACATGCTGCTCAGTTTTCCCCCAacggaaaaaaaaactgaatttaCATTTTCCTGCAACATTTTCCACGGCGCCATCCAGAAGCACGGAAGCCGGGCTTCCCAATCCGAGTGGATGATAAATCTCAAGTTATTTTTCAGCACGCCGCACTTAATTTACCCTTGCCGCACAAATTGCAGTCTCAGATTGCTCGGTGCCTGGCATCTATCTTGGCTGTCGGACTAGATTTTGGCCCCGGCTCAGGAGGATGGCAAGAGCGTTTTCTCCtagttagagcaaaaaaaaagtacACTTGCTCTCGTTTCTGGTAGAATCAAAAGGGAAGAAATGTGACGACCCGGTCATTAAGTATTCCTGTTATGAAGCTTTTGACTTTCCCTCATACAGAGAGGGCATAGTTTCACTCATTATGTGTGTGATCTTTTAAGGACTGACAAATTATGACCATAGTTATATTCAAATCACAAACAGGATTAGTAGAAATGTGTCACCCATTAGGAGGATTTCTCAAAAGATTTGTTCTTGTCAACATCTTCATGGTCTTTAAACTGTTGTTGGATGACAACCTCAGTGAATAGGCCATGATAGGGACAAAAATTATACAATGGTTTCCTATGATTTCTGCCAACATTTTATTCCGAATCGCCTCACAAAAAGTTGCCCCAACCGTCCAACCAATTAATTTAATAGAAAGCAACCATATTGTTCGTTTATATTCGAAACTCATTCACGGAATAAAAATCGTTTTACTTTCTCATTGTAATTTACTTTTGTCGGTGTACCACGTCGCGCGCGTATCA
Encoded proteins:
- the LOC134221764 gene encoding uncharacterized protein LOC134221764 isoform X1, producing MFKQHLEMIGSYEPISKKARFFNTYLKSLKGSQDIMAKEKKNYSSTYESASIYSDSQHAVDRIHSPGYHYNTVSKDTYGVTPRKLNVRDFAVRR
- the LOC134221764 gene encoding uncharacterized protein LOC134221764 isoform X2, translating into MFKQHLEMIGSYEPISKKARFFNTYLKSLKGSQDIMAKEKKNYSSTYESASIYSDSQHAVDRIHSPGYHYNTVSKDTYGVTPRKLNVRDFAR